The Meriones unguiculatus strain TT.TT164.6M chromosome 9, Bangor_MerUng_6.1, whole genome shotgun sequence genome window below encodes:
- the LOC110566122 gene encoding LOW QUALITY PROTEIN: citrate synthase, mitochondrial-like (The sequence of the model RefSeq protein was modified relative to this genomic sequence to represent the inferred CDS: inserted 2 bases in 1 codon; substituted 1 base at 1 genomic stop codon), translating into MALLRVGAQLWRSKNSSCLVLAAWHASASSTNLKDVLANLIPKEQTRIEAFRQQHGNTVVGQITVDMMYGGLRGMKGLAYETSVLDPDEGIRFQGYSIPEXQKMLPKAKGGEEPLPEGLFWLPVTGRMPTEEQVSWLSQEWAQRAALPSPAVTMLDDFPTHLHLMSQLSTAITALNRESNFARAYAEGIHRTKYWELVYEDCMDLIAKLRCVAAKISRNLYREGSSTGASDSKLDWSHNFTNMLGYTDAQFTELMRLYLTIYSDHEGGNVSAHTSHLVGSALSDPYLSFSAARNGLAGPLHGLANQEVLVWLTQLQKEVGKDVSDEKLREYIWNTLNSGRVVPGYGNAVLRKTDAQNSCHRELALNRLPNDPVFKPVAQLYKIVPNVLLEQRKAKNPWANVNAHSGVLLQYYSMTEINYYTVLFGVSRALGVLAQLIWSRALGFPLERPESLSTDXMKFVDSKSGLTGRLGN; encoded by the exons ATGGCTCTGCTCAGGGTGGGAGCCCAGCTCTGGAGATCCAAGAATTCATCCTGTCTCGTCCTTGCCGCCTGGCATGCTAGCGCTTCTTCCACGAATTTGAAAGATGTACTGGCCAATCTGATACCTAAGGAGCAGACCAGAATTGAGGCCTTCAGACAGCAACATGGGAACACAGTGGTGGGCCAAATCACTGTGGACATGATGTATGGTGGCCTGAGAGGAATGAAAGGACTTGCATATGAAACATCAGTTCTTGATCCTGATGAGGGCATCCGTTTTCAAGGCTATAGTATCCCTGAATGACAGAAAATGCTCCCCAAGGCTAAGGGTGGGGAAGAGCCCCTGCCTGAGGGCTTATTTTGGCTGCCAGTAACTGGACGGATGCCAACAGAGGAACAGGTATCATGGCTCTCACAAGAATGGGCACAAAGGGCAGCTCTGCCTTCTCCTGCGGTTACCATGCTGGACGACTTTCCTACCCATTTGCACCTCATGTCTCAGCTCAGCACAGCCATCACAGCCCTCAACCGTGAGAGCAACTTTGCCCGGGCATATGCAGAGGGAATCCATCGAACTAAATACTGGGAGTTGGTTTATGAAGACTGTATGGACCTGATTGCGAAGCTACGCTGTGTTGCTGCAAAGATCTCCCGGAATCTTTACCGGGAGGGCAGCAGTACTGGGGCCAGTGACTCTAAGCTGGACTGGTCCCACAATTTTACCAACATGTTAGGCTACACTGATGCTCAGTTCACCGAGCTTATGCGTTTGTACCTCACTATCTACAGTGACCATGAGGGTGGTAATGTCAGTGCCCACACGAGCCACTTGGTGGGCAGCGCCCTTTCAGACCCGTACCTGTCCTTTTCAGCAGCCAGGAATGGGCTTGCGGGGCCTCTCCACGGACTAGCAAATCAGGAGGTGCTTGTCTGGCTAACGCAGCTACAGAAGGAAGTTGGCAAAGATGTGTCCGATGAGAAATTACGAGAGTACATCTGGAACACCCTCAACTCAGGACGGGTTGTCCCAGGATATGGTAACGCAGTTCTAAGGAAGACTGACGCACAAAATTCCTGTCATCGAGAGCTTGCTCTGAACCGTCTACCTAACGACCCCGTGTTTAAGCCGGTTGCTCAGCTGTACAAGATTGTGCCCAACGTCCTCTTAGAGCAAAGGAAGGCCAAGAACCCTTGGGCCAACGTCAATGCTCACAGCGGGGTGCTGCTCCAGTACTACAGCATGACTGAGATAAACTACTACACGGTGCTGTTCGGAGTGTCGAGGGCGCTGGGGGTGCTGGCGCAGCTCATCTGGAGCAGAGCCCTAGGCTTCCCTCTGGAAAGGCCCGAGTCCCTGAGCACCGA GATGAAGTTTGTGGACTCCAAGTCAGGGTTAACTGGGAGACTGGGCAACTGA